The following are encoded together in the Pleurocapsa sp. FMAR1 genome:
- a CDS encoding EVE domain-containing protein — translation MLGKEGDFVQAGHGKEATVKKLQPDDIMIFYSPKTSLQNGKPVQAFTAIAKIKERDVYQVAIDDDFQPYRKNAKYEDCKEISIRPLIEKLEFITNKKHWGFRFRLGLLEIKQYDFELIYRLMCPFGKNQTIK, via the coding sequence ATGTTAGGAAAAGAAGGTGATTTTGTACAAGCAGGACATGGTAAAGAAGCTACCGTTAAGAAATTACAGCCAGACGATATCATGATTTTTTATTCTCCCAAAACATCATTACAAAATGGCAAACCAGTTCAAGCATTTACTGCAATAGCAAAAATAAAAGAGCGAGATGTTTATCAGGTTGCAATCGACGACGATTTTCAGCCATACCGCAAAAATGCTAAATATGAAGACTGCAAAGAAATATCAATTAGACCTTTAATCGAAAAATTAGAGTTTATTACTAATAAAAAACATTGGGGATTCAGATTTAGATTGGGCTTGTTGGAAATTAAGCAATATGATTTTGAGTTAATTTATAGATTAATGTGTCCTTTCGGTAAAAACCAAACGATAAAATGA
- a CDS encoding glutathione S-transferase family protein, translating into MIDLYTWTTPNGYKASCTLEELNIPYTVHPIDITTGIQKEADFLAINPNGRIPAIVDRDNDDFAVFESGAIMIYLAEKAGKLLPTDTKGRSKVIQWLMFQMGGLGPMQGQANVFYRYFPEKIPAAIERYQKETKRLYGVLDRHLADNEYLAGDFSIADIANWSWARSYKWAGVSIEELHNLQRWLKQIESRPSCVKGLNVPFATDPSEDEEAEAKAINGVQGIL; encoded by the coding sequence ATGATAGATTTATACACTTGGACAACACCCAATGGCTACAAAGCATCTTGTACATTAGAAGAATTAAATATTCCCTACACCGTACATCCAATTGACATTACCACTGGTATCCAGAAGGAAGCAGATTTCTTAGCTATCAATCCTAATGGCAGAATCCCTGCGATTGTCGATCGCGACAACGATGATTTTGCAGTGTTTGAATCTGGCGCAATCATGATTTATCTTGCCGAAAAAGCAGGGAAACTATTGCCCACAGACACTAAAGGAAGATCGAAAGTAATCCAGTGGTTAATGTTTCAGATGGGCGGCTTAGGGCCAATGCAGGGACAGGCTAATGTATTCTATCGTTATTTTCCTGAGAAAATTCCTGCTGCTATTGAACGTTATCAAAAAGAAACCAAACGACTATATGGAGTTTTAGATCGACACTTGGCAGATAATGAATATTTAGCTGGTGATTTTTCTATTGCTGACATTGCTAATTGGAGTTGGGCGCGTAGTTATAAGTGGGCTGGAGTTTCTATCGAAGAATTGCACAACCTACAACGATGGTTGAAGCAAATTGAGTCTAGACCAAGCTGTGTCAAGGGTCTTAATGTTCCTTTTGCCACAGATCCTTCAGAGGACGAAGAAGCTGAAGCAAAGGCGATTAATGGCGTTCAAGGTATACTTTAG
- a CDS encoding superoxide dismutase: MRSKQFYGFIFSIALSIFLILGSLESNVSMANVIDDTKIQTNKTLFSQTSLIAQGTSEEFTLPPLPYAYDALNPYIDSETMTLHHDKHHAAYVKNLNEAIAQHPELKGKSVEELLLNFDTIPEDIQTTVRNNGGGHANHTMFWSIMSPDSQGKPTGAISEAINDTFGDFETFQEEFNTAGKDRFGSGWAWLLMNGDGKLEVASTANQDSPLTEGKYPIMGNDVWEHAYYLKYKNKRTDYLDAWWNVVNWDEVNNRFQQAKNFVG; the protein is encoded by the coding sequence ATGCGCAGCAAACAATTTTACGGCTTTATTTTCTCAATTGCTTTAAGCATATTTCTCATTCTGGGAAGCTTGGAGTCAAACGTTAGCATGGCAAATGTCATCGATGACACCAAAATACAAACTAATAAGACACTGTTTTCCCAGACTAGCCTTATTGCTCAAGGGACTAGTGAAGAGTTTACTTTACCTCCTTTACCTTATGCCTATGATGCTCTTAATCCCTATATCGATAGCGAAACAATGACTTTGCATCACGATAAACATCATGCGGCTTATGTTAAAAATTTAAATGAAGCGATCGCCCAACATCCTGAATTAAAAGGCAAGTCAGTAGAAGAGCTTTTGCTCAATTTTGATACTATTCCCGAAGATATTCAGACCACTGTACGCAATAATGGCGGAGGTCATGCTAACCATACAATGTTTTGGTCGATTATGAGTCCTGATAGTCAAGGTAAACCTACAGGTGCTATTTCTGAGGCGATTAATGATACTTTTGGCGACTTTGAAACCTTCCAAGAAGAATTTAATACTGCGGGCAAAGATCGCTTTGGTAGTGGTTGGGCGTGGCTACTTATGAATGGTGATGGCAAGCTAGAAGTTGCCAGTACAGCTAATCAAGATAGTCCTTTAACTGAAGGAAAATATCCTATTATGGGCAACGATGTTTGGGAACACGCTTACTATCTTAAATATAAAAATAAGAGAACAGATTATCTCGATGCGTGGTGGAATGTAGTCAATTGGGACGAGGTGAATAACCGTTTTCAACAAGCAAAGAATTTTGTTGGCTAG
- a CDS encoding DUF1499 domain-containing protein yields MSGFISIIIGIIITLSSSLIFTASAVAAIGLDNGHLAACPSSPNCVVSQDGDEKHAVEPITYKSDRTTARETLLKVLSVVPRTEVIEDTDNYIHAESTSRIFKFVDDAEFYFPEDENAIQVRSAARVGESDLGVNRRRIEQIRLAMQDLGV; encoded by the coding sequence GTGTCTGGTTTTATCTCAATTATCATTGGTATTATTATTACCCTATCTAGCAGTCTAATATTTACTGCCTCGGCTGTTGCAGCTATTGGCTTAGATAATGGTCATTTAGCTGCTTGCCCTAGTTCGCCTAATTGTGTTGTTAGTCAAGATGGAGATGAAAAACACGCAGTTGAGCCTATTACTTATAAAAGCGATCGCACTACGGCTAGAGAAACTTTATTAAAAGTCTTGTCAGTTGTACCCCGCACTGAAGTTATTGAAGATACAGATAACTATATTCATGCTGAATCTACCAGCCGTATTTTTAAATTTGTCGATGATGCCGAATTTTATTTTCCTGAAGACGAAAATGCAATTCAAGTAAGATCTGCTGCACGAGTAGGAGAATCAGATTTAGGAGTTAACCGCCGACGTATTGAACAAATTCGTTTAGCAATGCAAGATCTAGGTGTTTAA
- the murD gene encoding UDP-N-acetylmuramoyl-L-alanine--D-glutamate ligase, translated as MPKGEIIGLGRSGIAAARLLNKDGWQVTLVDSATEEQIASKSNALQLQAARQKLIAQGVRVQLNSSLTLKSSNAADLIVVSPGVPWDTASLEKARKQGIETIGEIELAWRYLNKIPWVGITGTNGKTTTTALIAAIFKAAGLNAPACGNIGNAACELAIQNFDAANPKAFDWIIAELSSYQIESTVELAPQIAIFTTFTPDHLDRHKTLENYYQIKASLLRRCKQKIINGDDRFLEQAGLELGKDVIWTSARGKDTFRDHRRLEVYLEDGWIVAFGELIAPVSLFKMPGKHNLQNLLVAVAAAKLAGIEKKAIAQAIASFPGVEHRLEYICTHQGIRFINDSKATNYDAAEVGLNSLNAPVILIAGGQAKTGDDLAWIDTIKAKAATVLLIGEAAPAFAQRLSDRGYDNYQIVETMENAVNRSITLAQKQQAKVVLLSPACASFDQYLSFEARGDHFRQLCMALR; from the coding sequence ATGCCCAAAGGCGAAATTATTGGATTAGGAAGATCGGGAATTGCTGCTGCGAGATTACTCAACAAAGACGGTTGGCAAGTCACCTTAGTAGATTCGGCAACAGAAGAACAAATCGCTTCTAAATCTAACGCGCTTCAACTACAAGCAGCACGACAAAAGTTGATCGCCCAAGGAGTTAGAGTTCAGCTAAATAGCAGTCTGACTCTAAAATCTTCAAATGCAGCAGATCTAATCGTCGTCAGTCCTGGTGTACCTTGGGATACTGCCAGCTTAGAGAAAGCTAGAAAACAGGGTATTGAGACTATCGGCGAGATCGAATTGGCTTGGCGTTATTTAAATAAGATTCCCTGGGTTGGTATTACGGGAACTAACGGCAAAACTACTACTACAGCTTTGATTGCAGCAATATTTAAGGCTGCGGGTTTAAATGCTCCTGCCTGTGGCAATATTGGCAATGCTGCTTGTGAATTAGCAATTCAAAACTTTGATGCTGCTAACCCCAAAGCTTTTGATTGGATTATTGCTGAATTAAGCAGTTATCAAATTGAATCCACTGTGGAATTAGCACCGCAAATCGCTATTTTTACTACTTTCACCCCGGATCATCTTGATCGCCATAAAACTTTAGAGAATTATTATCAAATCAAAGCTTCTTTACTTCGTCGCTGTAAGCAAAAAATTATCAATGGAGACGATCGCTTTTTAGAACAGGCAGGATTAGAATTGGGCAAGGATGTTATCTGGACAAGTGCTAGAGGCAAAGATACTTTCCGAGATCACCGCCGTTTAGAAGTTTATCTTGAAGATGGTTGGATTGTAGCCTTTGGCGAACTTATTGCCCCTGTATCCCTCTTTAAAATGCCAGGTAAACATAATCTACAAAATCTCTTGGTGGCAGTTGCAGCAGCAAAGTTAGCGGGAATTGAGAAAAAGGCGATCGCTCAAGCTATAGCTTCTTTTCCTGGAGTGGAACATCGCCTCGAATATATTTGCACCCATCAAGGAATTAGATTTATCAACGACAGTAAAGCCACCAACTACGATGCAGCAGAAGTAGGCTTAAACTCCCTTAATGCTCCTGTCATCTTGATTGCAGGCGGACAAGCCAAAACAGGAGATGATCTTGCTTGGATTGATACCATTAAAGCTAAGGCTGCTACAGTACTGCTTATTGGCGAAGCAGCACCAGCTTTTGCTCAGAGGTTGAGCGATCGCGGTTATGATAATTATCAAATCGTCGAAACTATGGAAAATGCGGTAAATCGAAGTATTACCCTAGCTCAAAAGCAACAGGCAAAGGTTGTCTTACTTTCTCCCGCCTGTGCCAGTTTCGATCAATATCTCAGCTTTGAAGCGCGAGGCGATCATTTTCGACAGTTGTGTATGGCATTACGGTAA